One stretch of Schlesneria sp. DSM 10557 DNA includes these proteins:
- a CDS encoding MFS transporter, producing MAGISDGDSRAAVRRERLILLILAAVQFTTIVDFMIVMPLGPQLMRTLQIGPAEFGLIVSSYTFAAGLSGLVASSIVDRFPRRTTFLVLYSGFLLGTLLCAISPTYHTLVAARIATGAFGGVLGGMAMTIIGDVVPEERRGRATGSLMTGFALASVAGVPLGLFLGTNYGWQVPFIALVIAGVPILFLAPFAMPRLDGHIHQVHAHPLRSLTETFSFASHLNAFALTVALMMGSFTVFPYVSTYFVSNVGLTEQQLPLIYVVGGGLTLFTASAIGKLTDHWGALTVFRTISPISALLLLAITHLPHVAVSVAVVVFGSLMVSNVGRMIAAMTMITSSVERHRRGGFLSANSSVQHIASGMGAYVGGIIISESENGLLERFGLVGWIAAGSTLISLWLAGRIRSLEVTPGLAETISLGAAAEATVDASEPIAAAIEEC from the coding sequence ATGGCTGGGATATCGGATGGGGATTCTCGTGCTGCTGTGCGCCGAGAGCGGTTGATTCTCCTGATCCTGGCGGCTGTCCAGTTCACCACGATCGTCGATTTTATGATCGTAATGCCCTTGGGGCCTCAGTTGATGCGAACTCTCCAGATCGGCCCGGCCGAATTCGGATTGATCGTCTCGTCCTATACCTTTGCGGCGGGACTGTCGGGCCTCGTCGCCTCTTCGATCGTGGATCGCTTTCCCCGCCGGACCACGTTTCTCGTGCTCTATTCCGGGTTCCTGCTGGGGACCCTGCTTTGCGCCATTTCGCCGACTTATCACACGCTTGTCGCGGCGCGCATCGCCACTGGTGCCTTCGGTGGCGTGCTGGGAGGGATGGCGATGACGATTATCGGTGACGTCGTTCCTGAGGAACGGCGTGGCCGGGCGACGGGGTCACTCATGACCGGGTTTGCGCTGGCCTCCGTCGCCGGTGTGCCGCTGGGGCTGTTTCTCGGCACGAACTACGGTTGGCAGGTTCCGTTCATTGCGCTGGTCATCGCGGGGGTTCCCATTCTGTTTCTCGCACCGTTCGCGATGCCGCGACTGGATGGGCATATCCATCAGGTGCATGCCCACCCGCTCCGGTCGCTGACCGAAACGTTTTCGTTCGCCAGTCACCTGAATGCATTTGCGTTGACCGTGGCTCTGATGATGGGAAGCTTTACTGTCTTCCCCTACGTCAGCACCTACTTTGTTTCCAACGTGGGGCTGACGGAACAACAGCTTCCGTTGATCTATGTTGTGGGTGGTGGACTGACTCTGTTCACCGCGTCGGCCATCGGCAAGCTGACCGATCACTGGGGAGCACTGACGGTCTTCAGGACAATCAGTCCGATTTCTGCATTGCTGTTACTGGCGATCACGCACCTTCCCCATGTCGCTGTTTCGGTGGCGGTCGTCGTGTTTGGGAGTCTCATGGTGAGTAACGTGGGGCGAATGATTGCCGCCATGACCATGATTACCAGCAGCGTCGAGCGTCATCGCCGTGGTGGATTCCTCAGTGCCAACTCTTCCGTGCAGCACATTGCGAGCGGGATGGGGGCCTACGTCGGTGGGATCATTATTTCGGAGTCAGAAAACGGACTTCTGGAACGGTTTGGTCTCGTCGGCTGGATTGCCGCCGGCTCGACGTTGATCAGTCTCTGGCTGGCGGGGCGAATCCGGTCGCTGGAGGTCACGCCCGGACTAGCGGAAACGATCAGCCTCGGAGCAGCAGCGGAAGCGACCGTCGATGCCAGCGAACCCATCGCTGCGGCGATCGAAGAGTGCTGA
- a CDS encoding PQQ-binding-like beta-propeller repeat protein, producing MRRLFAMFVFLLSSSISQGADNWPQFRGPLGDGHSDSQKLALTWDGQQNVVWKTPIHDRGWSSPVVWKDQIWLTTATADGHKCYAVCVDRASGRVIHDLHLFDVETPQPIAAMNSYASPTSVIEEGRVYVHFGTYGTACIQTESGEVLWTRRDLNCDHHEGAGSSPMLVDNLLIFNVDGRDVQYVVALDKFTGSTVWKTDRSADFQDVRPDLRKCYGTPIVVESEGQRQLVSVGARGTMAYDIGTGKELWKVTYGGWSIAPRPVYGHGMVYLINAYINPELWAVKLGGAGDITETHIAWKHTKTMPSRPSPLLVDDLLYLISSDGVATCLEATSGKVVWQERISGKFSASPLYARGRVYFFDENSVTTVIEAGRHFSKLAVNVMDNEELMATPAVAGDSLYIRTATHLYRIDESR from the coding sequence ATGCGTCGATTGTTTGCGATGTTCGTGTTCCTGCTTTCTTCATCGATTTCGCAGGGGGCGGACAACTGGCCGCAGTTTCGCGGGCCGTTGGGAGATGGTCACAGCGACTCACAGAAATTGGCTCTGACTTGGGACGGCCAGCAGAATGTTGTCTGGAAAACGCCGATCCATGATCGCGGCTGGTCTTCACCCGTCGTCTGGAAGGATCAGATCTGGTTGACTACGGCTACGGCGGATGGGCACAAGTGCTATGCAGTCTGTGTCGATCGTGCGTCCGGTCGGGTCATTCACGACTTGCACTTATTCGATGTCGAAACCCCGCAGCCCATTGCTGCCATGAACAGCTACGCCTCGCCGACGTCGGTCATTGAGGAGGGGCGAGTCTATGTGCATTTCGGCACCTATGGTACTGCTTGCATTCAAACGGAATCGGGCGAAGTCCTCTGGACGCGGCGGGATTTGAACTGTGATCACCACGAAGGAGCGGGCAGCTCGCCCATGCTGGTCGATAATCTGCTGATCTTCAATGTCGACGGCCGGGATGTGCAGTATGTCGTAGCTCTCGACAAGTTCACTGGAAGCACCGTCTGGAAGACGGATCGCTCCGCCGACTTTCAGGATGTTCGACCTGACCTGCGCAAGTGCTACGGAACTCCGATCGTCGTTGAATCAGAGGGGCAGCGGCAACTGGTCAGTGTGGGAGCACGGGGGACAATGGCTTATGACATCGGTACTGGAAAGGAACTCTGGAAGGTGACCTACGGCGGCTGGTCGATCGCTCCTCGACCTGTCTACGGGCACGGGATGGTCTACCTGATCAACGCCTACATCAATCCGGAACTCTGGGCGGTGAAGCTGGGAGGAGCGGGGGATATCACGGAGACTCACATCGCCTGGAAGCACACCAAGACCATGCCGTCGCGCCCCTCGCCGTTGCTGGTGGATGACCTGCTGTACCTGATCAGTTCAGACGGAGTCGCGACCTGCCTGGAAGCGACATCCGGAAAGGTCGTCTGGCAGGAACGGATCAGCGGTAAGTTTTCCGCCTCGCCCCTTTACGCCCGAGGACGTGTCTACTTCTTCGACGAAAACTCGGTCACGACGGTAATTGAAGCCGGTCGTCACTTCTCTAAGCTGGCGGTCAATGTGATGGATAATGAAGAACTGATGGCGACCCCGGCCGTCGCAGGTGACTCGTTGTATATTCGGACCGCCACGCACCTCTATCGCATTGACGAATCTCGATAA